The following are encoded in a window of Poecile atricapillus isolate bPoeAtr1 chromosome 21, bPoeAtr1.hap1, whole genome shotgun sequence genomic DNA:
- the MYO19 gene encoding unconventional myosin-XIX isoform X1, which translates to MPKQENGQREDSLIQNDLSESFEEEVRAFLGDEEKLHLFDDLTKVNPVTTRTVLKCLQARYRVNLFYTNAGCSLVALNPFQPFSCLYSPELMREYHVALCPQDLKPHIFAVAEQTYRNVQKQMDPVNQSIIVSGESGAGKTWTSRCLMKFYASVAASATSPKGTKTVERIERRVLDSNPVMEAFGNACTLRNNNSSRFGKYIQLQLDRFHHLTGASIQTFLLEKTRVTYQAPNERNFHIFYQITKGASAEERLEWNLPEGAEYRWLPNSESDLDEDCFEVTRGAMFHLGIGRATQSNIFKVLSGLLHLGNVQFSNPVDESQPCELEDKTKEFVKTTGDLLQIPIEELLESLRIRTITAGKQQQVFKKPCSRAECETRRDCLAKVIYARLFEWLVLVINENIYTDPSVWTSFIGLLDVYGFEAFPENNLEQLCINYANEKLQQHFVAHYLKAQQEEYVAEGLQWSFINYQDNQNCLDLIEGNPLSIFSLLNEECRLNRPSNTDLFQTRIEKALSSNQCLSRDKFSKKPNFIISHYAGKVCYHLAAMVEKNKDAVPPELVHVLQNSKDPLLQKLFPVTEKNQNNTKTQNRAAVVTVVSKFKSSLEHLMEILSRTTPHYIRCIKPNADCKAMTFRREEVLSQLQACGIVEAISISAAGFPVRIPFQSFTERYELLRKSWGSSKKRVWDKSNFHPAEKKGETPVMDDDKAPRAAVLEILQDAVKEQTPAQETGDGAKIPSVYCGETKVFLANSMLELLEARRTEVLNEKAFCIQCCWRRFKEKKTAKKKRSAALIQAAVRSWLARSRFQRVRKAVSVIQRGWRKWKAKAAALAAAELDEGEGKEFPAPGATLAKAPCSLDTTWPLQAVVQLWPLGLALAAAPVSVLGLRRALALLSCLRGLQEGSREDLSCGIASIRALPQGSVKFHCRRSPLHFANVSPHTTAFSVTGFNQILLDREELLPT; encoded by the exons ATGCCAAAGCag GAAAATGGCCAAAGGGAAGATTCTCTCATCCAGAATGACCTCAGTGAATCATTTGAAGAAGAAGTTAGAGCCTTCCTCGGCGATGAAGAGAAACTGCATCTTTTTGACGACCTCACGAAAGTGAATCCGGTGACAACCAGGACAG TTCTGAAATGTCTTCAAGCAAGATACAGAGTCAACCTGTTCTATACAAACGCTGGCTGCAGTCTGGTGGCTTTAAATCCTTTCCAGCCTTTCTCCTGCCTCTACTCACCTGAGCTCATGAGGGAGTACCACGTTGCACTTTGTCCTCAG GATTTAAAACCTCACATCTTTGCAGTGGCTGAGCAAACCTACAGGAATGTCCAAAAGCAGATGGACCCTGTGAACCAGTCCATCATTGTGAGTGGAGAAAGTGGTGCTGGGAAG ACCTGGACCTCTCGCTGCCTTATGAAGTTCTATGCTTCTGTTGCTGCCTCAGCTACCTCCCCAAAAGGCACCAAAACTGTGGAAAGGATAGAGAGGAGAGTGCTGGATTCCAACCCTGTCATGGAAGCATTTG GGAACGCCTGCACCCTGCGGaataacaacagcagcaggTTTGGGAAATACATCCAGCTCCAGCTAGACAG aTTCCATCATCTGACTGGTGCTTCCATCCAGACTTTCCTTCTGGAGAAAACAAGAGTTACCTATCAGGCCCCCAACGAAAgaaatttccatattttttatcAG ATCACAAAAGGTGCTTCTgcagaggagaggctggagtGGAACCTTCCAGAAGGGGCCGAGTACCGCTGGCTGCCAAATTCTGAAAGTGATTTAGATG AGGACTGCTTCGAGGTGACCAGAGGGGCAATGTTTCACCTGGGCATCGGCCGCGCCACGCAGAGCAATATTTTCAAG GTGTTATCAGGCCTTCTGCACCTCGGGAATGTTCAATTCTCTAATCCAGTGGATGAATCTCAGCCTTGTGAGCTGGAAGACAAAACCAAAG AGTTTGTGAAGACCACGGGGGATTTGCTCCAGATTCCCATTGAGGAACTCCTGGAATCTTTAAGGATTCGAACAatcactgctggaaaacagcagcaagtGTTCAAGAAGCCATGCTCCAGAGCTGAGTGTGAGACCAGGAGGGACTGCCTGGCCAAAGTCATCTATGCCAG GTTGTTTGAGTGGCTGGTTTTGGTGATAAATGAAAACATCTACACAGATCCCTCAGTGTGGACCAGCTTCATAG GTTTGTTGGATGTTTATGGGTTTGAAGCTTTCCCTGAAAACAACTTGGAGCAGCTCTGTATTAATTATGCCAATGAGAAACTGCAGCAGCACTTTGTAGCTCACTACCTGAAGGCACAGCAG GAAGAATATGTAGCTGAAGGCCTGCAGTGGTCATTCATAAACTACCAGGATAACCAGAACTGCCTTGATCTTATAGAGGGAAATCCCCTCagcattttttccttgctgaatgAG GAGTGTCGTCTGAACAGACCCTCCAACACTGACCTGTTCCAAACCAGGATTGAGAAAGCCTTGTCCAGTAATCAGTGTTTAAGTCGAGATAAGTTCAGTAAGAAGCCCAACTTTATCATTTCCCATTATGCTGGCAAAGTCTGCTATCATCTGGCAGCAATGGTGGAGAAAAATAAG GATGCTGTTCCACCAGAGCTGGTCCACGTTTTGCAGAACTCAAAGGACCCTTtgcttcaaaaattatttcctgtgacAGAAAAGAACCAAAATAACACCAAAACCCAGAACAGAGCAGCTGTTGTTACAGTGGTGTCCAAGTTCAAG agctccctggaACACCTGATGGAGATTTTGAGCAGAACCACACCCCATTACATCCGCTGCATCAAGCCTAACGCTGACTGCAAGGCCATGACTTTCAGGAGAGAAGAG GTTCTCAGCCAGCTCCAGGCCTGTGGAATAGTGGAAGCCATCAGCATTAGTGCAGCAGGTTTCCCAGTCAG GATCCCTTTCCAAAGTTTCACTGAGCGCTATGAACTACTGAGAAAATCCTGGGGCTCCAGTAAAAAGAGAGTGTGGGATAAAAGTAACTTTCATCCTGCTGAGAAAAAAG GTGAGACTccagtgatggatgatgacaAAGCACCACGTGCTGCTGTTCTGGAGATCCTTCAGGATGCTGTTAAGGAACAAACCCCTGCTCAGGAAACAGGGGATGGAGCAAAAATCCCCTCAGTCTACTGTGGTGAAACCAAGGTGTTCCTGGCCAATTCCATG ctggagctcctggaagcCAGGAGAACAGAGGTGTTAAATGAGAAGGCATTTTGCATCCAGTGCTGTTGGAGAAGatttaaagagaagaaaacagcaaagaagaAACGCTCTGCAGCTCTCATCCAAGCAG CTGTTCGCTCCTGGCTAGCCAGGAGTCGCTTCCAGAGGGTGCGCAAGGCTGTCAGCGTCATCCAGCGTGGCTGGAGGAAATGGAAG GCAAAAGCGGCCGCattggcagcagcagagctggacgagggggaaggaaaggagttcccagctcctggagctaCCTTGGCCAAAGCTCCCTGTTCTTTGGACACAACGTGGCCTCTGCAGGCAGTTGTGCAGCTCTGGCCCCTGGGCCTGGcgctggctgctgcccctgtCAGTGTGCTGGGGCTGCGGCGGGCGCTGGCGCTGCTCAGCTGCCtcagggggctgcaggagggctcCAGGGAGGACCTGAGCTGTGGCATCGCCTCCATCAGAGCCCTCCCACAG GGCTCTGTCAAGTTCCACTGCAGGAGGTCCCCCCTGCATTTTGCCAACGTCAGCCCCCACACCACAGCGTTTTCCGTCACGGGATTCAACCAGATCCTGCTGgacagagaggagctgctgcccactTAG
- the MYO19 gene encoding unconventional myosin-XIX isoform X2 has translation MPKQENGQREDSLIQNDLSESFEEEVRAFLGDEEKLHLFDDLTKVNPVTTRTVLKCLQARYRVNLFYTNAGCSLVALNPFQPFSCLYSPELMREYHVALCPQDLKPHIFAVAEQTYRNVQKQMDPVNQSIIVSGESGAGKTWTSRCLMKFYASVAASATSPKGTKTVERIERRVLDSNPVMEAFGNACTLRNNNSSRFGKYIQLQLDRFHHLTGASIQTFLLEKTRVTYQAPNERNFHIFYQITKGASAEERLEWNLPEGAEYRWLPNSESDLDEDCFEVTRGAMFHLGIGRATQSNIFKVLSGLLHLGNVQFSNPVDESQPCELEDKTKEFVKTTGDLLQIPIEELLESLRIRTITAGKQQQVFKKPCSRAECETRRDCLAKVIYARLFEWLVLVINENIYTDPSVWTSFIGLLDVYGFEAFPENNLEQLCINYANEKLQQHFVAHYLKAQQEEYVAEGLQWSFINYQDNQNCLDLIEGNPLSIFSLLNEECRLNRPSNTDLFQTRIEKALSSNQCLSRDKFSKKPNFIISHYAGKVCYHLAAMVEKNKDAVPPELVHVLQNSKDPLLQKLFPVTEKNQNNTKTQNRAAVVTVVSKFKSSLEHLMEILSRTTPHYIRCIKPNADCKAMTFRREEVLSQLQACGIVEAISISAAGFPVRIPFQSFTERYELLRKSWGSSKKRVWDKSNFHPAEKKAYLDSAASSTFCQLLFF, from the exons ATGCCAAAGCag GAAAATGGCCAAAGGGAAGATTCTCTCATCCAGAATGACCTCAGTGAATCATTTGAAGAAGAAGTTAGAGCCTTCCTCGGCGATGAAGAGAAACTGCATCTTTTTGACGACCTCACGAAAGTGAATCCGGTGACAACCAGGACAG TTCTGAAATGTCTTCAAGCAAGATACAGAGTCAACCTGTTCTATACAAACGCTGGCTGCAGTCTGGTGGCTTTAAATCCTTTCCAGCCTTTCTCCTGCCTCTACTCACCTGAGCTCATGAGGGAGTACCACGTTGCACTTTGTCCTCAG GATTTAAAACCTCACATCTTTGCAGTGGCTGAGCAAACCTACAGGAATGTCCAAAAGCAGATGGACCCTGTGAACCAGTCCATCATTGTGAGTGGAGAAAGTGGTGCTGGGAAG ACCTGGACCTCTCGCTGCCTTATGAAGTTCTATGCTTCTGTTGCTGCCTCAGCTACCTCCCCAAAAGGCACCAAAACTGTGGAAAGGATAGAGAGGAGAGTGCTGGATTCCAACCCTGTCATGGAAGCATTTG GGAACGCCTGCACCCTGCGGaataacaacagcagcaggTTTGGGAAATACATCCAGCTCCAGCTAGACAG aTTCCATCATCTGACTGGTGCTTCCATCCAGACTTTCCTTCTGGAGAAAACAAGAGTTACCTATCAGGCCCCCAACGAAAgaaatttccatattttttatcAG ATCACAAAAGGTGCTTCTgcagaggagaggctggagtGGAACCTTCCAGAAGGGGCCGAGTACCGCTGGCTGCCAAATTCTGAAAGTGATTTAGATG AGGACTGCTTCGAGGTGACCAGAGGGGCAATGTTTCACCTGGGCATCGGCCGCGCCACGCAGAGCAATATTTTCAAG GTGTTATCAGGCCTTCTGCACCTCGGGAATGTTCAATTCTCTAATCCAGTGGATGAATCTCAGCCTTGTGAGCTGGAAGACAAAACCAAAG AGTTTGTGAAGACCACGGGGGATTTGCTCCAGATTCCCATTGAGGAACTCCTGGAATCTTTAAGGATTCGAACAatcactgctggaaaacagcagcaagtGTTCAAGAAGCCATGCTCCAGAGCTGAGTGTGAGACCAGGAGGGACTGCCTGGCCAAAGTCATCTATGCCAG GTTGTTTGAGTGGCTGGTTTTGGTGATAAATGAAAACATCTACACAGATCCCTCAGTGTGGACCAGCTTCATAG GTTTGTTGGATGTTTATGGGTTTGAAGCTTTCCCTGAAAACAACTTGGAGCAGCTCTGTATTAATTATGCCAATGAGAAACTGCAGCAGCACTTTGTAGCTCACTACCTGAAGGCACAGCAG GAAGAATATGTAGCTGAAGGCCTGCAGTGGTCATTCATAAACTACCAGGATAACCAGAACTGCCTTGATCTTATAGAGGGAAATCCCCTCagcattttttccttgctgaatgAG GAGTGTCGTCTGAACAGACCCTCCAACACTGACCTGTTCCAAACCAGGATTGAGAAAGCCTTGTCCAGTAATCAGTGTTTAAGTCGAGATAAGTTCAGTAAGAAGCCCAACTTTATCATTTCCCATTATGCTGGCAAAGTCTGCTATCATCTGGCAGCAATGGTGGAGAAAAATAAG GATGCTGTTCCACCAGAGCTGGTCCACGTTTTGCAGAACTCAAAGGACCCTTtgcttcaaaaattatttcctgtgacAGAAAAGAACCAAAATAACACCAAAACCCAGAACAGAGCAGCTGTTGTTACAGTGGTGTCCAAGTTCAAG agctccctggaACACCTGATGGAGATTTTGAGCAGAACCACACCCCATTACATCCGCTGCATCAAGCCTAACGCTGACTGCAAGGCCATGACTTTCAGGAGAGAAGAG GTTCTCAGCCAGCTCCAGGCCTGTGGAATAGTGGAAGCCATCAGCATTAGTGCAGCAGGTTTCCCAGTCAG GATCCCTTTCCAAAGTTTCACTGAGCGCTATGAACTACTGAGAAAATCCTGGGGCTCCAGTAAAAAGAGAGTGTGGGATAAAAGTAACTTTCATCCTGCTGAGAAAAAAG CTTACCTGgactctgctgcttcttccaccTTTTGCcaacttctctttttctaa
- the ZNHIT3 gene encoding zinc finger HIT domain-containing protein 3 produces MRVPVPCAECGAGGAARYRCPRCGSAYCSVPCCRTHRERCAAEPRQEREAGGQEPPPGPAHSPGALEDILGEEDEQDRVPPHKLQLLGESAELRDLLRNPHLRQLLLSLNQARDKSSLLRKLMQEPLFVEFADCCLGIVEPPEEKENVLPD; encoded by the exons ATGCGGGTCCCGGTGCCGTGCGCGGAgtgcggggcggggggcgcggccCGGTACCGCTGTCCCCGCTGCGGCAGCGCTTA CTGCTCCGTGCCGTGCTGCCGGACCCACCGCG AGCGCTGCGCAGCCGAGCCCCGGCAGGAGCGGGAGGCGGGCGGGCAGGAGCCGCCCCCGGGCCCCGCACACAGCCCCGGGGCCCTGGAGGACATCCTGGGCGAGGAGGACGAGCAGGACCGCGTCCCGCCGCAcaaactgcagctcctgg GAGAATCGGCAGAGCTGAGGGATTTGCTGAGGAACCCCCACCtgcggcagctgctgctctccctcaaCCAGGCTCGGGACAAAAGCTCCCTCCTGAGGAAGCTCATGCAGGAGCCGCTGTTCGTGGAGTTTGCCGACTGCTGCCTGGGCATCGTGGAGCCCCCCGAGGAGAAGGAGAACGTTCTCCCCgactga
- the LOC131587035 gene encoding lysophosphatidic acid receptor 1-like: MNGFPNCSANYTKIWSHYLVLALGIPQLTINVASIIFNCTVIFTRLATRDLHKPISILFCNLAVSDLFTSFSGFWISMFFITNPDITIFGSQDMLAPYALYTTSILSTIYNLVSIGIERYLAVAESMRTRFRVARNHSIAVVFINWVLAFFLGCLPLMGWNCLHAERNVSVLYSPFCVNYLVFIAMPNVALAFLVPLFTYLRIIIILRKRKLRMQACGQATGTYKSAETQVARTSISIWLLALVSYAPFFAGVIFDAANQRCHTDLYPGVYIFRNCTAMLITITCLGNPILYTLKFRALGAKLKALRCLSANRVRACTIENI; this comes from the coding sequence ATGAATGGGTTCCCAAACTGCTCTGCCAACTACACCAAGATCTGGAGTCATTACTTGGTGCTGGCCCTGGGCATCCCCCAGCTGACCATCAACGTGGCCTCCATCATCTTCAACTGCACCGTCATCTTCACCCGCCTGGCCACCAGGGACCTGCACAAGCCCATCTCCATCCTCTTCTGCAACCTGGCTGTCTCTGACCTCTTCACCAGCTTCTCTGGCTTCTGGATCTCCATGTTCTTCATCACCAACCCCGACATCACCATCTTCGGCTCCCAGGACATGCTGGCTCCCTACGCCCTCTACACCACGTCCATCTTATCCACCATCTACAACCTGGTGAGCATCGGCATCGAGCGCTACCTGGCCGTGGCCGAGAGCATGAGGACGAGGTTCAGGGTGGCCAGGAACCACTCCATCGCCGTGGTCTTCATCAACTGGGTCCTGGCTTTCTTCCTGGGCTGCCTGCCCCTGATGGGCTGGAACTGCCTGCACGCGGAGAGGAACGTCTCGGTGCTCTACAGCCCCTTCTGCGTCAACTACCTCGTCTTCATCGCCATGCCCAACGTGGCGCTGGCCTTCCTCGTGCCCCTGTTCACCTACCTGAGGATCATCATCATCCTGAGGAAGAGGAAGCTGAGGATGCAGGCGTGCGGCCAAGCCACGGGCACCTACAAGTCGGCAGAGACGCAGGTGGCCAGGACCAGCATCTCCATCTGGCTGCTGGCGCTGGTGTCCTACGCGCCGTTCTTCGCCGGCGTCATCTTCGACGCCGCCAACCAGCGCTGCCACACCGACCTCTACCCCGGGGTGTACATCTTCAGGAACTGCACGGCCATGCTGATCACCATCACCTGCCTGGGCAACCCCATCCTCTACACCCTCAAGTTCAGGGCGCTGGGGGCCAAGCTGAAGGCGCTGCGCTGCCTCTCGGCCAACCGCGTGCGGGCCTGCACCATCGAGAACATCTAA
- the CA4 gene encoding carbonic anhydrase 4, with protein sequence MELLLLALLCLHILKTEAVVGHWCYRSQKCEQPQCEDPLQWHQISAVCKGDRQSPVNIVTRNVLHDKRLKPLTFEGYNVKGSAKWNVANNGHTVQVTLDASPKVAGGGLGRKYKAIEFHLHWGVPDEPQSIPGSEHSIDGEKYPMELHVVHIRDDVPDVTEAKKTPDGIAVLAFFVKADKENKNYTTLLNELENIKYKGQEAKVDPLPLSSLLPPEEDLGRYYRYEGSLTSPDCYEGVTWTIFEKPVELSLSQLSQFTALHFDGKNSTPMMENFRPVQPLNERKVLWSGANIVLPTAKLLLLPLALSCTLSSLSP encoded by the exons ATGGAATTGCTGCtccttgctctgctctgcctgcacatTCTCAAGACAGAGGCAGTAG tGGGCCACTGGTGCTATCGGTCCCAGAAGTGTGAGCAGCCACAGTGTGAAG ATCCTCTCCAGTGGCACCAGATAAGCGCGGTGTGCAAAGGGGACAGGCAGTCCCCTGTCAACATCGTCACCCGAAATGTGCTGCACGACAAGAGGCTCAAGCCCCTGACTTTTGAAGGCTATAATGTGAAGGGCTCTGCCAAGTGGAACGTGGCAAACAATGGCCACACAG TTCAAGTGACACTAGATGCATCCCCTAAAGTCGCAGGAGGAGGCCTGGGGAGGAAATACAAAGCGATAGAATTCCATTTGCACTGGGGAGTCCCAGATGAGCCACAAAGCATCCCTGGCTCAGAGCACAGCATAGACGGAGAGAAATACCCCATGGAG CTTCACGTCGTCCACATAAGAGACGATGTTCCAGATGTGACAGAAGCCAAGAAAACTCCAGATGGAATTGCTGTGTTGGCCTTCTTTGTAAAG gctgacaaagaaaataaaaactacacAACTCTATTGAATGAATTAGAGAATATTAAATACAAAG GGCAAGAAGCAAAGGTGGATCCTTTGCCACTGAGTTCTCTTCTCCCACCTGAGGAAGACCTTGGGAGGTACTATCGCTACGAGGGGTCCCTCACCAGCCCTGACTGCTACGAGGGCGTCACCTGGACGATATTTGAGAAGCCAGTTGAGCTCAGCCTGTCCCAG CTTTCCCAGTTCACAGCACTGCACTTTGATGGGAAGAACTCCACTCCCATGATGGAGAATTTCCGGCCAGTGCAGCCCCTGAACGAGCGCAAGGTGCTCTGGTCGGGCGCCAACATCGTCCTGCCCAcggcaaagctgctgctgctgcccctggctCTGAGCTGCACCCTCAGCTCTCtgtccccctga